From Actinomycetota bacterium, the proteins below share one genomic window:
- the dprA gene encoding DNA-processing protein DprA: protein MAEGEGRPAWWTPRAGEREVLLSLAATPGPLPAAVATRLAEGRDPASLLRAHSPEPGVAAARLAALGLRLLVPGDDGWPLAATPPDPPCAWLFIAGPAPPGAATSVAVVGGRRASPLRRAAARSIGSGLARAGWCVVSGGAVGVDAAAHAGALDAGGRTVVVLGCGLDVPYPRANTGLFARVRDAGGTLTSEHPPASQPRAAHFLPRNRLIAALSAAVVVVEAAEDSGSLSTARAAGSRGLGHVLVLPGAPWDPGAAGCNQLIRDGATLVGSLTDILEELGATAGGGATGAPAWPGLEASARAVLTALIDGRLISPGRLAATTDLAPAALDAALLDLELAGLIRRTAAGVQAVGLPGGPAPTRRPAPAPEPRGPPA, encoded by the coding sequence GTGGCTGAGGGGGAGGGTCGGCCGGCGTGGTGGACTCCCCGGGCGGGGGAGCGCGAGGTGCTGCTCTCGCTGGCCGCGACCCCGGGGCCGTTGCCGGCGGCGGTGGCGACCCGGCTGGCCGAGGGCAGGGACCCGGCGAGCCTGCTGCGTGCCCACAGCCCCGAGCCCGGTGTCGCGGCCGCGCGGCTCGCCGCCCTCGGCCTGCGGCTCCTGGTACCCGGCGACGACGGCTGGCCGCTGGCGGCGACGCCACCCGACCCACCCTGCGCCTGGCTCTTCATCGCCGGGCCGGCCCCGCCCGGGGCGGCCACGTCGGTCGCGGTCGTGGGCGGCCGCCGGGCCTCGCCGCTGCGGCGGGCCGCCGCCCGCTCCATCGGCAGCGGCCTGGCCAGGGCCGGCTGGTGCGTGGTCAGCGGCGGCGCCGTCGGCGTGGACGCGGCCGCCCACGCCGGCGCCCTCGACGCCGGTGGACGCACCGTCGTCGTGCTCGGCTGCGGCCTCGACGTCCCCTATCCGCGCGCCAACACCGGCCTGTTCGCTAGAGTGCGGGACGCCGGCGGCACCCTGACGAGCGAGCACCCGCCCGCGAGCCAGCCCAGGGCGGCCCACTTCCTCCCCCGCAACCGCCTGATCGCCGCCCTGTCGGCCGCCGTGGTGGTGGTCGAGGCGGCCGAGGACTCGGGCAGCCTCTCCACGGCCAGGGCCGCCGGCAGCCGCGGCCTCGGCCACGTGCTCGTCCTCCCCGGCGCTCCCTGGGACCCGGGCGCCGCCGGCTGCAACCAGCTCATCCGCGACGGCGCCACCCTGGTCGGCAGCCTCACCGACATCCTCGAGGAGCTCGGCGCCACGGCCGGCGGCGGCGCCACCGGCGCGCCCGCGTGGCCCGGTCTCGAGGCCTCCGCCCGGGCCGTCCTGACCGCGCTGATCGACGGCCGGCTCATCAGCCCGGGTCGCCTGGCCGCCACAACCGACCTGGCTCCCGCCGCCCTGGACGCCGCCCTCCTCGACCTCGAGCTGGCCGGTCTGATCCGCCGCACCGCCGCCGGCGTCCAGGCCGTCGGCCTCCCCGGCGGTCCCGCCCCCACCCGGCGACCCGCCCCGGCACCCGAACCGCGCGGTCCTCCGGCATGA
- a CDS encoding tyrosine recombinase XerC: MADNLDERDPVRRGTQRDPEPVAGQDDPDGLAPLGRDALEAFVAHLRDERGLSGHTVAAYRRDLTQFLQFAGRAGVTDPAEVEPLLLRRFLALQRTRGLAAASIARKGVALRTAFRFFARRGLVPDDPATGLGVPRGSRRLPVVLKQGQVDRLLATPDPADPVGLRDRAILELLYATGIRVGELCGLRLGDVDLAADTVLVLGKGAKQRIVPFGEPARAALLDYLVKGRAAMLPGPSRPASATPARRDGADDREALFFNRRRRPMTQRDVRGMLERYRVAAGAPAGTSPHTLRHSYATHLLEGGADLRVVQELLGHVALTTTQTYTHVSNDRLRRVYEQAHPRA; the protein is encoded by the coding sequence ATGGCCGACAACCTCGACGAACGCGACCCGGTACGGCGCGGGACCCAGCGCGACCCGGAACCGGTTGCGGGTCAGGACGACCCGGACGGGCTTGCCCCCCTGGGGCGGGATGCGTTGGAGGCGTTCGTGGCCCACCTTCGTGACGAGCGGGGGCTGTCGGGGCATACGGTGGCCGCGTACCGGCGGGACCTGACGCAGTTCCTGCAGTTCGCCGGGAGGGCCGGGGTCACCGATCCGGCCGAGGTGGAGCCGCTGCTGCTGCGGCGGTTCCTGGCCCTGCAGCGCACGCGGGGGCTCGCCGCCGCGTCCATCGCGCGCAAGGGCGTGGCCCTGCGGACGGCGTTCCGGTTCTTCGCGCGCCGGGGGCTGGTTCCCGACGACCCGGCGACCGGGCTTGGGGTCCCCCGAGGGTCCAGGCGCCTTCCCGTCGTCCTCAAGCAGGGCCAGGTCGACCGGCTGCTCGCCACGCCCGACCCGGCCGACCCGGTGGGCCTGCGCGACCGGGCGATCCTCGAGCTCCTGTACGCGACCGGGATCCGGGTCGGGGAGCTGTGCGGCCTCCGCCTGGGCGACGTCGACCTGGCGGCCGACACCGTCCTGGTGCTCGGCAAGGGCGCCAAGCAGCGGATCGTGCCGTTCGGGGAGCCGGCCCGGGCCGCCCTCCTCGACTACCTCGTGAAGGGTCGCGCCGCCATGCTCCCCGGCCCGTCCCGGCCGGCCAGCGCGACCCCCGCGAGGCGGGACGGCGCCGACGACCGCGAGGCGCTGTTCTTCAACCGGCGGAGGCGGCCGATGACCCAGCGGGACGTGCGGGGGATGCTGGAACGGTACCGGGTGGCCGCCGGGGCGCCCGCCGGGACCAGCCCGCACACGCTGCGCCACAGCTACGCGACCCATCTGCTGGAGGGAGGTGCCGACCTGCGGGTCGTGCAGGAGCTGCTGGGGCACGTTGCCCTGACCACGACCCAGACCTACACCCACGTCTCGAACGATCGGCTACGCCGCGTCTACGAGCAGGCGCATCCGCGCGCCTGA
- a CDS encoding M23 family metallopeptidase, with protein MSTTCPEPAGRPWPGWAPFLLALLLTVGALAPVAAPAAVAERPPPPPPTPGPPTAAPDRPRVPPLWMPLAGSVVRGFDARAGPYGPGHRGIDVAASVGEVVRAPAAGEVVFAGPVAGTTWVSVRVAAGVVVTVGPLLDEVAPGGRVRARAPLGRVGPGHGPGPVGGAQTLHLSVRVDGEYLDPLAYLVDRPRPRLAPLPAPGALPSP; from the coding sequence ATGTCGACGACCTGCCCCGAGCCGGCGGGAAGGCCTTGGCCGGGCTGGGCGCCGTTCCTCCTGGCCCTCCTCTTGACGGTCGGGGCGTTGGCGCCCGTCGCCGCGCCCGCCGCGGTGGCCGAGCGTCCCCCCCCGCCGCCGCCGACGCCGGGGCCGCCGACCGCGGCGCCGGATCGCCCTCGGGTGCCGCCGCTGTGGATGCCGTTGGCCGGCTCGGTGGTGCGGGGGTTCGACGCGCGTGCCGGGCCCTACGGTCCCGGGCACCGGGGGATCGACGTCGCCGCCTCCGTTGGGGAGGTGGTGCGGGCGCCGGCGGCCGGGGAGGTCGTGTTCGCCGGCCCGGTCGCGGGGACCACCTGGGTCAGCGTCCGGGTCGCGGCGGGGGTCGTGGTGACCGTCGGCCCGCTGCTGGACGAGGTGGCGCCCGGGGGCCGGGTTCGAGCCAGAGCCCCGCTCGGGCGGGTCGGCCCAGGGCACGGGCCTGGTCCGGTCGGCGGAGCGCAGACCCTGCACCTGAGCGTGCGGGTGGACGGGGAGTACCTGGATCCCCTGGCCTACCTGGTCGACCGGCCCAGGCCCCGGCTCGCCCCATTGCCGGCGCCTGGTGCGCTGCCCAGCCCCTGA